A single Dunckerocampus dactyliophorus isolate RoL2022-P2 chromosome 2, RoL_Ddac_1.1, whole genome shotgun sequence DNA region contains:
- the lrrc3ca gene encoding leucine-rich repeat-containing protein 3B yields the protein MSILVDYVVMCLLLHSLVLMTFCFNNAATSCSKRCYCSESEGGGGKTVRCSNQQLTEIPQDIPNDTRRVYLDFNLLTSVPANAFIGLSHLVELDLSHNDISQLEPGAFRGLGSSLQFLDLSANKLVHFNPDSFEGLRARANLTNNPWHCDCNLQMAMPHVDLEPVSLTGIVCQTSDPEEMNVQGLAFLLEPDVDLCVVMKRTTDVAMLVVMFGWFTMVISYLVYYVRANQEDARRHLEYLKSLPSRQAKSEESSTISTVV from the coding sequence ATGTCCATCCTGGTCGACTATGTGGTAATGTGTCTGCTGCTGCACAGCCTTGTGCTAATGACCTTCTGCTTTAACAACGCCGCCACCAGTTGCTCCAAACGCTGCTACTGCTCAGAGAGTGAAGGCGGCGGCGGCAAGACGGTGCGCTGCAGCAATCAGCAGCTCACCGAGATCCCGCAGGACATCCCCAATGACACACGACGAGTCTACCTGGACTTTAACCTCCTCACTTCAGTCCCGGCCAACGCTTTTATTGGTTTGTCCCACCTGGTGGAACTGGATCTGTCACACAATGACATAAGCCAGCTGGAGCCTGGAGCATTTAGAGGTTTGGGCTCTTCGTTGCAATTCCTTGACCTTTCTGCCAATAAGTTAGTCCATTTTAATCCGGATTCCTTCGAAGGCTTGCGGGCTCGTGCCAATTTAACAAACAATCCCTGGCATTGTGACTGCAACCTGCAGATGGCCATGCCCCACGTGGACCTGGAGCCTGTGTCACTGACCGGTATCGTGTGCCAGACTTCAGATCCAGAGGAAATGAACGTTCAGGGACTGGCCTTCCTCTTGGAGCCGGATGTTGACCTATGCGTGGTGATGAAGAGGACTACAGATGTGGCCATGCTGGTGGTCATGTTCGGTTGGTTCACAATGGTCATCTCCTACCTGGTCTACTATGTCAGGGCCAACCAGGAGGACGCCCGCAGACATCTGGAGTATCTCAAGTCGTTGCCCAGCAGGCAAGCAAAGTCGGAGGAGTCTTCCACCATAAGTACTGTTGTATAA